One Salvia splendens isolate huo1 chromosome 22, SspV2, whole genome shotgun sequence DNA segment encodes these proteins:
- the LOC121787261 gene encoding uncharacterized protein LOC121787261 isoform X2, translating to MGERGVELNAIEMNGGLRTDSKSGQHPAGDDARMEGEANESFSDTRMMPCVAAEFMDGESESVFYDVQVTEGVIDETELACSVDVLSNNSELVYESHAKNGAQTRSCSEIQLRESVNYAAFGPSAGVRANDDLSSAELEPSVEYHNSEILKEHCTKDVAKEEQNAGDTDTRGALNDIGMDPCAVNHAMEQLYDGKVELYSNSNEVKEEQNNPGLGMYHSDRVKEPTNDDLHSEVSDPNPSPKQVTSSLTISSQPHDVLGGEHGGCGEITSACSWNSFTDGKFCEEEHSKGKLESVSTARVVLEIPKHVRPTGIRKITFKFSKRKDECDTDLSSKPLADDKFDEDLYDNQISVSTADGLSMHGFRNGDMIALENSKVKSCMVDGECLHPRSPSCAPNMELMMSKKIIPDSYPSNVKKLLCTGILEGARVKYISMSGEELPGIIKSGGFLCGCCVCNFSKHVVSAYEFELHSGSKTSHPNNHIYLENGKPIYSIIEELKTVPLSAVDTVIRAVAGPSLNEEYYQLWKASLIRGHDVACGDSAHLYFGMSQSTSSARPSTEDFTYPDAYLYSRSTPFNQQGYVEALVEQKRPVKKPRHSGSFWGHKKTTEGGNKKRDNDLHKLLFLPNGLPDGTSLAYYSKGKRILGGYKQGNGIVCGCCNIEISPSQFEAHAGWAAKRQPYRNIYTSSGLTLHDIALMLASGQSLPSSGSDDMCAVCGDGGELILCNGCPRAFHADCLGLQCPPENDWYCPHCKDRLGSGRKATGESRPIILRLKRVVKAPEFEPGGCVICRSQDFSAAKFDDRTVIICDQCEREYHVGCLRESEMCDLKELPEDKWFCCDDCHKIFEALRSLASGEPKLVPGAVSSALYKKHATIGLNGMYMNEIQWCILSGKSRAPGHLMLLSRAAAIFRECFDPIVAKSGRDLIPVMVYGRNISGQEFSGMYCVVLIVNSIVVSAALLRIFGKDVAELPLVATDRENQGKGYFQALFSCIEIFLSSMNVKHLVLPAAEEAEPMWLNKLGFTKTSHEKMLKYTRDFQLTIFKGTSLLEKEVQP from the exons ATGGGAGAGAGGGGAGTGGAGCTTAATGCGATTGAAATGAACGGTGGATTGAGGACTGATTCAAAGAGCGGGCAGCATCCGGCAGGGGATGATGCTAGGATGGAGGGAGAAGCAAATGAATCGTTCAGTGACACTAGGATGATGCCTTGTGTGGCTGCTGAGTTTATGGATGGTGAAAGTGAATCTGTGTTTTATGACGTTCAGGTAACTGAAGGGGTAATCGACGAGACTGAATTAGCGTGTTCTGTTGACGTGTTGTCAAATAACAGTGAATTAGTTTATGAAAGCCACGCGAAGAATGGTGCTCAGACAAGATCATGCTCTGAAATTCAGCTGAGAGAATCTGTGAATTATGCTGCATTTGGACCTTCTGCAGGGGTTCGTGCAAATGATGATTTAAGTAGTGCAGAGCTAGAACCCTCTGTGGAATATCATAATAGTGAAATATTGAAGGAGCATTGCACGAAAGACGTGGCAAAGGAAGAACAGAATGCTGGAGATACGGATACAAGGGGGGCACTGAATGACATCGGGATGGACCCTTGTGCAGTGAATCATGCAATGGAACAGTTATACGATGGTAAGGTTGAGCTGTATTCCAATAGCAATGAAGTGAAAGAAGAACAAAACAATCCTGGTTTGGGGATGTATCACAGCGATCGAGTGAAAGAACCAACCAATGATGATTTGCATTCTGAAGTTTCAGACCCCAATCCATCTCCAAAACAGGTTACCTCAAGCCTGACCATTAGCAGTCAACCGCACGATGTGCTTGGTGGGGAACATGGTGGCTGTGGAGAGATTACATCAGCCTGTTCCTGGAATTCCTTCACTGATGGAAAGTTTTGTGAAGAAGAACACAGTAAGGGTAAACTGGAATCAGTTTCTACAGCTCGTGTGGTTCTTGAAATTCCAAAGCATGTTAGACCCACTGGTATTAGAAAGATAACATTTAAATTCAGTAAACGGAAAGATGAATGTGATACTGACCTATCTTCTAAACCCTTGGCTGATGACAAATTTGATGAAGACCTTTATGATAATCAAATATCCGTGTCGACTGCTGATGGTTTATCTATGCATGGCTTTCGCAATGGCGACATGATTGCTTTAGAGAACTCAAAAGTGAAATCATGCATGGTTGATGGAGAGTGTCTTCACCCAAGAAGTCCTTCTTGTGCTCCCAACATGGAACTGATGATGTCTAAGAAAATCATTCCAGATAGTTACCCTTCGAATGTTAAGAAGCTTTTGTGCACTGGAATACTGGAAGGAGCTAGAGTTAAGTATATTTCTATGTCTGGTGAG GAGCTTCCTGGAATAATAAAAAGTGGTGGATTTTTGTGTGGTTGTTGCGTCTGCAACTTCTCGAAA CATGTGGTGAGTGCCTACGAGTTTGAACTTCACTCTGGTAGCAAGACAAGCCATCCAAATAATCACATATATTTGGAGAATGGGAAGCCGATTTACAGCATAATTGAAGAACTGAAAACTGTTCCTCTCAGTGCAGTGGATACAGTGATAAGAGCTGTTGCAGGACCTTCTTTAAATGAGGAGTACTATCAGCTCTGGAAAG CAAGTCTCATACGTGGACATGATGTAGCCTGTGGAGATAGCGCACACCTGTATTTTGGCATGTCACAATCCACCAG CTCTGCAAGACCGTCTACTGAAGACTTTACTTATCCGGATGCATATCTTTATTCTCGTTCAACACCCTTTAATCAGCAAGGCTATGTAGAGGCACTAGTTGAGCAGAAACGTCCAGTCAAGAA GCCAAGACATTCTGGCTCTTTTTGGGGACATAAGAAGACAACAGAAGGTGGCAACAAAAAAAG GGACAATGATTTGCACAAATTGCTTTTTTTGCCGAATGGACTGCCAGATGGGACCAGTTTGGCTTATTACTCCAAAGGAAAG AGGATTCTCGGGGGTTACAAGCAGGGAAATGGCATAGTTTGTGGTTGTTGTAACATTGAG ATTAGTCCCTCCCAATTCGAGGCTCATGCTGGATGGGCAGCTAAACGTCAACC CTACCGTAATATCTATACGTCCTCTGGATTAACACTTCACGACATAGCCTTGATGCTTGCAAGTGGCCAAAGTCTTCCATCTAGTGGAAGTGATGATATGTGTGCAGTATGCGGAGATGGAGGTGAACTTATTTTATGCAACGGATGTCCTCGAGCATTTCATGCTG ATTGTTTAGGTTTACAGTGTCCCCCGGAAAATGATTGGTATTGTCCGCATTGCAAGGATAGACTTGGTTCTGGTAGAAAAGCTACTGGGGAATCAAGACCAATTATCCTTAGACTAAAGAGAGTGGTAAAGGCACCAGAATTTGAGCCCGGTGGCTGTGTGATCTGCAG GTCACAGGACTTCAGTGCTGCAAAGTTTGATGACCGAACAGTGATAATATGTGATCAA TGTGAGAGGGAATATCACGTTGGTTGTTTACGTGAATCTGAGATGTGTGATCTGAAA GAACTGCCTGAGGATAAGTGGTTTTGTTGTGATGACTGCCATAAGATCTTCGAAGCACTGCGAAGTTTGGCTTCTGGGGAACCCAAGTTAGTTCCAGGTGCAGTGTCATCTGCACTATATAAGAAGCATGCAACAATTGGTTTGAATGGTATGTATATGAATGAGATCCAATGGTGCATTCTAAGTGGAAAAAGTCGAGCTCCGGGGCATCTAATGTTGCTCTCTCGAGCTGCAGCAATTTTTCGC GAATGCTTTGACCCCATCGTTGCAAAATCTGGTCGGGATCTTATCCCGGTTATGGTGTATGG GAGGAACATATCTGGGCAAGAGTTCAGTGGAATGTACTGTGTGGTTCTAATTGTAAA CTCCATTGTTGTATCAGCTGCTCTCCTCAGGATATTTGGAAAAGATGTTGCTGAACTTCCATTGGTAGCTACCGATAGAGAAAATCAAGGAAAA GGCTATTTTCAAGCGTTGTTCTCGTGCATCGAGATATTCCTATCATCTATGAACGTGAAACACCTGGTACTCCCTGCGGCCGAGGAAGCTGAACCTATGTGGCTGAATAAGCTAGGCTTCACGAAAACGAGCCATGAGAAA ATGCTGAAGTACACAAGAGACTTTCAGCTAACAATTTTCAAGGGGACATCCTTACTAGAAAAGGAAGTACAGCCATAG
- the LOC121787261 gene encoding uncharacterized protein LOC121787261 isoform X1: MGERGVELNAIEMNGGLRTDSKSGQHPAGDDARMEGEANESFSDTRMMPCVAAEFMDGESESVFYDVQVTEGVIDETELACSVDVLSNNSELVYESHAKNGAQTRSCSEIQLRESVNYAAFGPSAGVRANDDLSSAELEPSVEYHNSEILKEHCTKDVAKEEQNAGDTDTRGALNDIGMDPCAVNHAMEQLYDGKVELYSNSNEVKEEQNNPGLGMYHSDRVKEPTNDDLHSEVSDPNPSPKQVTSSLTISSQPHDVLGGEHGGCGEITSACSWNSFTDGKFCEEEHSKGKLESVSTARVVLEIPKHVRPTGIRKITFKFSKRKDECDTDLSSKPLADDKFDEDLYDNQISVSTADGLSMHGFRNGDMIALENSKVKSCMVDGECLHPRSPSCAPNMELMMSKKIIPDSYPSNVKKLLCTGILEGARVKYISMSGEKELPGIIKSGGFLCGCCVCNFSKHVVSAYEFELHSGSKTSHPNNHIYLENGKPIYSIIEELKTVPLSAVDTVIRAVAGPSLNEEYYQLWKASLIRGHDVACGDSAHLYFGMSQSTSSARPSTEDFTYPDAYLYSRSTPFNQQGYVEALVEQKRPVKKPRHSGSFWGHKKTTEGGNKKRDNDLHKLLFLPNGLPDGTSLAYYSKGKRILGGYKQGNGIVCGCCNIEISPSQFEAHAGWAAKRQPYRNIYTSSGLTLHDIALMLASGQSLPSSGSDDMCAVCGDGGELILCNGCPRAFHADCLGLQCPPENDWYCPHCKDRLGSGRKATGESRPIILRLKRVVKAPEFEPGGCVICRSQDFSAAKFDDRTVIICDQCEREYHVGCLRESEMCDLKELPEDKWFCCDDCHKIFEALRSLASGEPKLVPGAVSSALYKKHATIGLNGMYMNEIQWCILSGKSRAPGHLMLLSRAAAIFRECFDPIVAKSGRDLIPVMVYGRNISGQEFSGMYCVVLIVNSIVVSAALLRIFGKDVAELPLVATDRENQGKGYFQALFSCIEIFLSSMNVKHLVLPAAEEAEPMWLNKLGFTKTSHEKMLKYTRDFQLTIFKGTSLLEKEVQP; this comes from the exons ATGGGAGAGAGGGGAGTGGAGCTTAATGCGATTGAAATGAACGGTGGATTGAGGACTGATTCAAAGAGCGGGCAGCATCCGGCAGGGGATGATGCTAGGATGGAGGGAGAAGCAAATGAATCGTTCAGTGACACTAGGATGATGCCTTGTGTGGCTGCTGAGTTTATGGATGGTGAAAGTGAATCTGTGTTTTATGACGTTCAGGTAACTGAAGGGGTAATCGACGAGACTGAATTAGCGTGTTCTGTTGACGTGTTGTCAAATAACAGTGAATTAGTTTATGAAAGCCACGCGAAGAATGGTGCTCAGACAAGATCATGCTCTGAAATTCAGCTGAGAGAATCTGTGAATTATGCTGCATTTGGACCTTCTGCAGGGGTTCGTGCAAATGATGATTTAAGTAGTGCAGAGCTAGAACCCTCTGTGGAATATCATAATAGTGAAATATTGAAGGAGCATTGCACGAAAGACGTGGCAAAGGAAGAACAGAATGCTGGAGATACGGATACAAGGGGGGCACTGAATGACATCGGGATGGACCCTTGTGCAGTGAATCATGCAATGGAACAGTTATACGATGGTAAGGTTGAGCTGTATTCCAATAGCAATGAAGTGAAAGAAGAACAAAACAATCCTGGTTTGGGGATGTATCACAGCGATCGAGTGAAAGAACCAACCAATGATGATTTGCATTCTGAAGTTTCAGACCCCAATCCATCTCCAAAACAGGTTACCTCAAGCCTGACCATTAGCAGTCAACCGCACGATGTGCTTGGTGGGGAACATGGTGGCTGTGGAGAGATTACATCAGCCTGTTCCTGGAATTCCTTCACTGATGGAAAGTTTTGTGAAGAAGAACACAGTAAGGGTAAACTGGAATCAGTTTCTACAGCTCGTGTGGTTCTTGAAATTCCAAAGCATGTTAGACCCACTGGTATTAGAAAGATAACATTTAAATTCAGTAAACGGAAAGATGAATGTGATACTGACCTATCTTCTAAACCCTTGGCTGATGACAAATTTGATGAAGACCTTTATGATAATCAAATATCCGTGTCGACTGCTGATGGTTTATCTATGCATGGCTTTCGCAATGGCGACATGATTGCTTTAGAGAACTCAAAAGTGAAATCATGCATGGTTGATGGAGAGTGTCTTCACCCAAGAAGTCCTTCTTGTGCTCCCAACATGGAACTGATGATGTCTAAGAAAATCATTCCAGATAGTTACCCTTCGAATGTTAAGAAGCTTTTGTGCACTGGAATACTGGAAGGAGCTAGAGTTAAGTATATTTCTATGTCTGGTGAG AAGGAGCTTCCTGGAATAATAAAAAGTGGTGGATTTTTGTGTGGTTGTTGCGTCTGCAACTTCTCGAAA CATGTGGTGAGTGCCTACGAGTTTGAACTTCACTCTGGTAGCAAGACAAGCCATCCAAATAATCACATATATTTGGAGAATGGGAAGCCGATTTACAGCATAATTGAAGAACTGAAAACTGTTCCTCTCAGTGCAGTGGATACAGTGATAAGAGCTGTTGCAGGACCTTCTTTAAATGAGGAGTACTATCAGCTCTGGAAAG CAAGTCTCATACGTGGACATGATGTAGCCTGTGGAGATAGCGCACACCTGTATTTTGGCATGTCACAATCCACCAG CTCTGCAAGACCGTCTACTGAAGACTTTACTTATCCGGATGCATATCTTTATTCTCGTTCAACACCCTTTAATCAGCAAGGCTATGTAGAGGCACTAGTTGAGCAGAAACGTCCAGTCAAGAA GCCAAGACATTCTGGCTCTTTTTGGGGACATAAGAAGACAACAGAAGGTGGCAACAAAAAAAG GGACAATGATTTGCACAAATTGCTTTTTTTGCCGAATGGACTGCCAGATGGGACCAGTTTGGCTTATTACTCCAAAGGAAAG AGGATTCTCGGGGGTTACAAGCAGGGAAATGGCATAGTTTGTGGTTGTTGTAACATTGAG ATTAGTCCCTCCCAATTCGAGGCTCATGCTGGATGGGCAGCTAAACGTCAACC CTACCGTAATATCTATACGTCCTCTGGATTAACACTTCACGACATAGCCTTGATGCTTGCAAGTGGCCAAAGTCTTCCATCTAGTGGAAGTGATGATATGTGTGCAGTATGCGGAGATGGAGGTGAACTTATTTTATGCAACGGATGTCCTCGAGCATTTCATGCTG ATTGTTTAGGTTTACAGTGTCCCCCGGAAAATGATTGGTATTGTCCGCATTGCAAGGATAGACTTGGTTCTGGTAGAAAAGCTACTGGGGAATCAAGACCAATTATCCTTAGACTAAAGAGAGTGGTAAAGGCACCAGAATTTGAGCCCGGTGGCTGTGTGATCTGCAG GTCACAGGACTTCAGTGCTGCAAAGTTTGATGACCGAACAGTGATAATATGTGATCAA TGTGAGAGGGAATATCACGTTGGTTGTTTACGTGAATCTGAGATGTGTGATCTGAAA GAACTGCCTGAGGATAAGTGGTTTTGTTGTGATGACTGCCATAAGATCTTCGAAGCACTGCGAAGTTTGGCTTCTGGGGAACCCAAGTTAGTTCCAGGTGCAGTGTCATCTGCACTATATAAGAAGCATGCAACAATTGGTTTGAATGGTATGTATATGAATGAGATCCAATGGTGCATTCTAAGTGGAAAAAGTCGAGCTCCGGGGCATCTAATGTTGCTCTCTCGAGCTGCAGCAATTTTTCGC GAATGCTTTGACCCCATCGTTGCAAAATCTGGTCGGGATCTTATCCCGGTTATGGTGTATGG GAGGAACATATCTGGGCAAGAGTTCAGTGGAATGTACTGTGTGGTTCTAATTGTAAA CTCCATTGTTGTATCAGCTGCTCTCCTCAGGATATTTGGAAAAGATGTTGCTGAACTTCCATTGGTAGCTACCGATAGAGAAAATCAAGGAAAA GGCTATTTTCAAGCGTTGTTCTCGTGCATCGAGATATTCCTATCATCTATGAACGTGAAACACCTGGTACTCCCTGCGGCCGAGGAAGCTGAACCTATGTGGCTGAATAAGCTAGGCTTCACGAAAACGAGCCATGAGAAA ATGCTGAAGTACACAAGAGACTTTCAGCTAACAATTTTCAAGGGGACATCCTTACTAGAAAAGGAAGTACAGCCATAG